A DNA window from Hymenobacter aquaticus contains the following coding sequences:
- a CDS encoding ammonium transporter: MENSLPSKANYGSLALLGLFLLSAVAAFVRVDHPSAAAGTINGADVAWMLTASAFVLLMTPGLSFFYGGMVRPKNLISTMLQSFVALGVISLVWYFVGFSLSYGDSLGGLIGDPRTFFLLRGVGTATHPLLSPTIPLILFFAFQLKFAIITPALITGSFAERVRFKGYLAFIILFCLFIYCPLAHWTWHPDGFLRQWGVLDFAGGTVVHISAGVAALAGALVLGPRKKHRDQSFSTPNVPFVLLGTGLLWFGWFGFNAGSALGANELASLSFVNTNLASAAALVAWMLIEVARGGKPTAMGACIGAVVGLVAITPAAGFVDYGQSILIGVVAAFISFMGVHWKNSRTGIDDTLDVFPCHGLGGIVGMLLTGVFAAKVGLVYGTAAVFSYHVLGLVIVVAYTFGMSWVLLKLTDKLFGLRVKDADEELGLDLSQHEESIYHVDEEFEKTYRKELVS, encoded by the coding sequence ATGGAAAACTCGTTACCATCGAAAGCTAATTACGGAAGCCTGGCGCTGCTCGGCCTCTTTCTTCTCAGTGCGGTGGCGGCCTTCGTGCGCGTCGACCACCCCAGCGCGGCTGCGGGCACCATCAACGGGGCCGACGTGGCCTGGATGCTCACCGCCTCGGCCTTCGTGCTGCTGATGACGCCGGGCCTGTCGTTCTTTTACGGGGGCATGGTGCGGCCCAAAAACCTGATTTCGACCATGCTGCAGAGCTTCGTGGCCCTGGGCGTCATCTCGCTGGTGTGGTACTTCGTGGGCTTCTCCCTGTCGTACGGCGACTCTCTCGGCGGCCTGATCGGCGACCCGCGCACGTTCTTTCTGCTGCGGGGCGTGGGCACGGCCACGCATCCGCTGCTCTCGCCCACCATTCCGCTGATTCTGTTCTTTGCCTTCCAGCTCAAGTTTGCCATCATCACCCCGGCCCTGATTACCGGCTCCTTTGCCGAGCGGGTCCGCTTCAAGGGCTACCTGGCCTTTATCATCCTGTTTTGCCTGTTCATCTACTGCCCGCTGGCCCACTGGACCTGGCACCCCGACGGCTTTTTGCGCCAGTGGGGCGTGCTGGATTTTGCGGGCGGCACGGTGGTGCACATTTCGGCCGGGGTTGCAGCGCTGGCCGGCGCCCTGGTGCTGGGGCCGCGCAAGAAGCACCGCGACCAGTCGTTTTCCACGCCCAACGTGCCGTTCGTATTGCTGGGCACGGGCCTGCTGTGGTTTGGCTGGTTTGGCTTCAACGCCGGCTCGGCCCTGGGCGCTAATGAGCTGGCTTCGCTTTCCTTCGTAAACACCAACCTGGCCTCGGCCGCCGCCCTGGTGGCCTGGATGCTGATTGAAGTGGCTCGTGGGGGCAAGCCCACCGCCATGGGCGCCTGCATCGGCGCCGTGGTCGGGCTGGTGGCCATTACGCCCGCCGCCGGCTTCGTCGATTATGGGCAGAGCATCCTGATTGGGGTAGTGGCTGCCTTTATCAGCTTCATGGGCGTGCACTGGAAAAACAGCCGCACCGGCATCGACGATACGCTCGACGTGTTTCCCTGCCACGGCCTGGGCGGTATCGTAGGCATGCTGCTCACCGGCGTCTTTGCCGCCAAAGTCGGGCTGGTGTACGGCACGGCCGCGGTATTCAGCTACCACGTGCTGGGTTTGGTCATCGTGGTGGCCTATACATTCGGCATGTCGTGGGTGCTGCTCAAGCTGACCGACAAGCTCTTCGGCCTGCGGGTGAAAGATGCCGACGAAGAGCTGGGCCTCGACCTGAGCCAGCACGAGGAATCCATCTACCACGTCGACGAGGAGTTCGAGAAGACTTACCGCAAGGAGCTGGTGTCCTAA